One window of Candidatus Omnitrophota bacterium genomic DNA carries:
- a CDS encoding helicase-related protein — protein MENLLPGAEVATRGLRWEIVYSERLGQQILYRLRGLEGSFKNHEFDLLSPFEEMEPVIRDLCPERAAPLGNWLIYHQAFLLEQSLGPKALLSVQPGRLRMEPYQLVPVLRALQMSRVRLLLADGVGLGKTIQAGLILTELMARRIAHRILVVSPAGLLLEQWKTEMSERFGLRLIVVDREKLEEIRKETELGANPFDFIPLGLVSLDFLKQERILEQLERTSYDVIIIDEAHHCMDVGSHPVWEDSQRRRLAEILARQCDSLLLLTATPHDGNDRSFASLCELLDPSLVDGRGALRGERYREHVVRRLKVHIHGLFKQREVFPCPVTALPANSPNFIKLNKALLELIGPELRRSFRERRYDNALAYISLLKRSVSTVEACKSTLQVVAERFQSLLAEKADMQEIRRQRLKTLREYHRKLERFGVISPEEEEEKQLLEAEDLAQQLAELQKEVRSGSRQLTKVANVVEALDNLASLTEKAVEEDPKLWRLVEEIHKIRSNEARANILIYTEYTTSQDAVVRFLKKSKFGDVITLKGDDPEKDRRINTERFRTSDNLILVSTDAAAEGLNLHQRCHNLIHLELPFNPNRLEQRNGRIDRYGQEQNPIVRYLYLRGSFEERILLRLIAKYERQRARLTFVPNTLGISSGIDAGNERLLKGLLEEESRLFKEEETLFDFNSGQENEGADDATREILEEIDRSLNHYEKASRAHVWLGDAGLHAEQQQMEDAENARIQGQRVGINDLARFVIDAVLLDGGDTQGNVENETFQLVLPPSWHYGLDDLPGYDSASRCVRLTTNLEVTKDSEERAVGFLGRAHPLVQRSLERVRHLSYGGAAHQGLDPRVSAVKADVEQPCLLFTNLGRISSRAGRELEQVVAVKISQGTIPDVFLSAEEWLSWAEKAKAVNTADIWKNYFAAWAEGLNEPSRQAALDKFQPIAREFIEHRKKMLEEEKKQQEDWLRQRAIEITGASTPQPVQLSLFDQETQNEMLSSWASLPSPHERLAAFAADSSQPIAKRSEADGVLRIYAKRMADLDARLQKSEPEMIPIGILLLIPEAGHAA, from the coding sequence ATGGAAAATTTATTGCCCGGCGCTGAAGTTGCTACTCGCGGTTTGCGGTGGGAAATCGTTTATTCTGAACGATTAGGCCAACAAATCCTATACCGATTACGCGGTTTGGAGGGTTCGTTCAAGAATCATGAATTCGATCTTCTTTCTCCATTTGAAGAAATGGAACCGGTTATTCGCGATTTATGCCCCGAACGAGCTGCTCCCCTAGGGAATTGGCTGATCTATCACCAAGCCTTCTTGCTTGAACAATCCCTGGGACCGAAAGCCCTACTTTCGGTTCAACCGGGGCGTTTGCGTATGGAGCCTTACCAACTAGTACCCGTCCTGCGAGCGCTTCAAATGAGCCGGGTTCGGCTTCTGTTGGCTGATGGAGTCGGTCTTGGAAAAACCATTCAAGCCGGTCTGATCCTGACAGAACTTATGGCGCGTCGAATTGCCCACCGGATTCTTGTGGTATCTCCGGCGGGGCTTTTACTTGAACAATGGAAAACGGAGATGAGCGAACGGTTCGGCCTCCGTTTAATAGTAGTGGATCGTGAAAAACTGGAAGAAATCCGAAAAGAAACCGAATTGGGCGCTAATCCTTTCGATTTTATTCCCTTGGGACTCGTCTCCCTCGACTTTCTCAAACAAGAACGGATTTTGGAACAGTTGGAACGAACGAGTTATGACGTCATTATAATCGACGAGGCGCATCATTGCATGGACGTTGGATCGCATCCTGTATGGGAGGATTCTCAACGCCGCCGATTGGCGGAAATATTGGCGCGCCAATGCGACTCGTTGCTGCTTTTAACGGCAACGCCCCACGACGGCAACGATCGTTCTTTCGCCTCGCTATGCGAGTTGTTGGATCCCTCTTTGGTGGATGGACGCGGCGCGTTGCGAGGCGAGCGATATCGGGAACATGTTGTAAGGCGTTTGAAAGTCCATATTCATGGTCTTTTTAAACAAAGAGAAGTGTTTCCTTGCCCGGTGACCGCTTTACCCGCAAATTCGCCTAATTTCATTAAACTCAACAAAGCCCTTTTGGAATTAATCGGTCCGGAGTTACGCCGGTCTTTTCGCGAAAGGCGCTATGACAATGCGCTAGCGTATATTTCGTTATTAAAACGCAGCGTTTCTACGGTGGAAGCCTGTAAATCGACTCTCCAAGTCGTTGCCGAACGCTTTCAAAGCTTACTCGCCGAGAAAGCGGATATGCAAGAAATCCGTCGTCAAAGACTCAAAACTCTACGCGAATACCATCGCAAACTGGAGCGGTTTGGCGTGATTAGTCCGGAAGAAGAGGAAGAGAAACAATTGTTAGAAGCGGAGGATTTGGCTCAACAATTGGCTGAATTGCAAAAGGAGGTTCGTTCCGGTTCCCGTCAATTAACCAAAGTCGCCAATGTGGTTGAAGCGCTCGATAATCTGGCGTCTTTGACGGAAAAAGCCGTGGAAGAAGATCCCAAATTATGGCGACTCGTCGAAGAAATTCACAAGATTCGTTCCAACGAAGCCCGCGCCAATATTCTGATTTACACGGAATACACAACCAGCCAAGACGCGGTGGTTCGATTCTTAAAAAAATCCAAATTCGGAGACGTAATCACTCTCAAGGGGGATGATCCTGAAAAAGACCGTAGAATAAACACCGAGCGTTTCCGAACCTCGGACAATTTGATTCTCGTCAGTACGGACGCCGCGGCGGAAGGTCTCAATCTCCATCAACGATGCCACAACCTCATCCACCTGGAATTACCGTTTAATCCTAACCGTTTGGAACAACGGAACGGGCGCATCGATCGGTACGGACAAGAACAGAATCCTATTGTTCGTTATCTGTATTTGCGCGGCTCTTTTGAAGAACGAATTTTGTTGCGGTTAATTGCAAAGTACGAAAGACAACGGGCGCGGCTCACTTTCGTTCCCAATACGCTGGGAATCTCTTCAGGGATCGATGCCGGAAACGAGAGATTGCTGAAAGGATTGCTCGAGGAAGAATCTCGACTTTTCAAAGAGGAAGAAACATTATTCGATTTTAATTCCGGCCAGGAAAATGAGGGAGCGGATGACGCCACGCGCGAGATATTGGAAGAAATTGACCGGAGCCTTAATCATTATGAAAAAGCGTCCCGCGCTCATGTTTGGTTGGGGGACGCCGGTCTGCACGCCGAGCAACAACAAATGGAGGATGCGGAAAACGCTCGCATTCAAGGCCAGAGAGTCGGTATTAACGATTTGGCAAGGTTTGTGATTGATGCGGTTTTATTGGATGGCGGGGATACGCAAGGCAATGTCGAGAACGAAACGTTTCAACTCGTTCTTCCGCCTTCCTGGCATTATGGATTGGATGATCTTCCCGGATACGATTCGGCTTCTCGCTGCGTCCGGCTCACCACGAATTTGGAAGTGACCAAAGATTCGGAGGAACGCGCCGTCGGTTTTTTAGGGCGCGCCCATCCCCTGGTTCAGCGGTCGCTTGAACGGGTGCGCCATCTGTCCTATGGCGGCGCCGCCCATCAGGGACTCGATCCGCGCGTAAGCGCCGTTAAAGCCGATGTCGAGCAGCCATGTCTTTTATTTACCAATTTAGGCCGTATTTCCAGTAGGGCGGGCCGGGAATTGGAACAGGTAGTCGCCGTTAAAATATCTCAAGGAACAATTCCGGATGTCTTTCTTTCCGCCGAGGAATGGCTGTCGTGGGCGGAAAAGGCAAAAGCTGTAAATACGGCCGATATATGGAAGAATTATTTTGCCGCCTGGGCGGAGGGGTTGAATGAACCATCCCGACAAGCCGCTTTGGATAAATTCCAACCTATCGCTCGAGAGTTTATCGAACATAGAAAAAAAATGTTGGAAGAAGAGAAAAAGCAACAAGAGGATTGGTTGCGGCAACGGGCCATAGAAATTACCGGCGCGTCAACTCCCCAACCCGTCCAACTAAGTCTTTTCGATCAGGAAACTCAAAACGAAATGCTTTCTTCTTGGGCTTCCTTACCTTCGCCTCACGAACGATTGGCCGCCTTTGCCGCCGATTCATCCCAACCGATCGCCAAACGCAGCGAAGCGGATGGAGTATTACGCATTTATGCCAAACGCATGGCCGATCTCGATGCTCGCCTGCAAAAGAGCGAACCGGAAATGATTCCCATCGGCATCCTTTTGCTGATTCCGGAGGCCGGCCATGCCGCTTGA